The Mustela erminea isolate mMusErm1 chromosome 6, mMusErm1.Pri, whole genome shotgun sequence genome includes a region encoding these proteins:
- the MDM1 gene encoding nuclear protein MDM1 isoform X4 has translation MPVRFKGLSEYQRNFLWKKSYLSESYNPSVGRRYPWAGLRSDQLGNQGKCRTKIQHNDISSLLYLVNCA, from the exons ATGCCGGTGCGCTTCAAG GGTCTGAGTGAGTACCAGAGAAACTTTCTGTGGAAAAAGTCCTATTTGTCAGAGTCCTATAATCCGTCAGTGGGGAGAAGGTACCCATGGGCTGGACTTAGATCAGATCAATTAG GAAATCAAGGCAAGTGTAGAACCAAGATCCAGCATAATGACATCTCATCCCTTCTCTACTTGGTCAACTGTGCATAA